Proteins from a genomic interval of Narcine bancroftii isolate sNarBan1 chromosome 12, sNarBan1.hap1, whole genome shotgun sequence:
- the LOC138747664 gene encoding cytosolic 5'-nucleotidase 3-like isoform X2, with amino-acid sequence MIPELQKSTVRIREPERVRKIISSLRDGGAFKLQLKDLVNIYYPIEIDPTRSIEEKLPLMIEWWTKTHKMLVEQKIQKNKLVEVVRESDAVLREGYKVFFDKLYKCKIPVFIFSAGVGDVLKEIIRQFDVYYKNITVVSNFMDFDENGFLRGFKGELIHIYNKGEVVLRNTDYFQQLTNCSNVILLGDSLGDLRMAEGVQSLENILKIGFLNEKVDQFLDTYLASFDIVLVNDETLEVVNAILQHVLQPAPSSHSGEGSS; translated from the exons ATG ATACCAGAATTACAAAAAAGCACAGTTCGTATTCGGGAACCGGAGCGTGTCAGAAAAATCATCTCCTCCCTCCGTGATGGGGGAGCTTTTAAACTGCAG CTAAAGGACTTGGTCAACATCTACTACCCCATTGAGATTGACCCCACTCGTAGCATTGAGGAGAAGCTTCCATTGATGATTGAGTG GTGGACAAAAACCcacaaaatgctggtggaacaGAAGATTCAAAAGAATAAGCTGGTGGAAGTCGTGAGGGAGTCGGACGCAGTGCTGAG GGAGGGATACAAGGTATTCTTTGATAAACTTTACAAGTGCAAAATTCCTGTCTTCATATTTTCGGCTGGTGTTGGAGACGTTCTGAAGGAAATAATTCGCCAATTTGACGTCTATTACAAGAACATCACAGTGGTGTCTAACTTCATGGACTTTGACGAGAAT GGGTTTCTGCGAGGCTTTAAGGGTGAACTGATCCATATCTACAACAAAGGGGAAGTGGTTCTGCGGAACACTGACTACTTCCAGCAACTGACCAACTGTAGCAATGTCATTCTCCTCGGAGACTCTCTCGGGGACCTCAGGATGGCTGAAGGAGTCCAGAGTCTGGAGAACATCCTGAAGATTGGATTCCTGAATGAGAAG GTTGATCAGTTCCTGGACACGTACCTGGCCTCCTTTGACATTGTCCTTGTGAATGACGAGACCTTGGAGGTGGTGAATGCAATTCTACAGCATGTTCTCCAGCCTGCCCCATCCTCACATTCTGGTGAGGGCAGCAGTTAG
- the LOC138747664 gene encoding cytosolic 5'-nucleotidase 3-like isoform X1, translated as MIPELQKSTVRIREPERVRKIISSLRDGGAFKLQIVTDFDMTLTRFNHNGKRSPTCHTIIDNNKLISDECSKKLKDLVNIYYPIEIDPTRSIEEKLPLMIEWWTKTHKMLVEQKIQKNKLVEVVRESDAVLREGYKVFFDKLYKCKIPVFIFSAGVGDVLKEIIRQFDVYYKNITVVSNFMDFDENGFLRGFKGELIHIYNKGEVVLRNTDYFQQLTNCSNVILLGDSLGDLRMAEGVQSLENILKIGFLNEKVDQFLDTYLASFDIVLVNDETLEVVNAILQHVLQPAPSSHSGEGSS; from the exons ATG ATACCAGAATTACAAAAAAGCACAGTTCGTATTCGGGAACCGGAGCGTGTCAGAAAAATCATCTCCTCCCTCCGTGATGGGGGAGCTTTTAAACTGCAG ATCGTTACAGATTTCGACATGACTTTAACTCGATTCAACCACAATGGCAAAAGGAGCCCGACCTGTCATA caATTATTGATAACAACAAATTGATCAGTGATGAATGCAGTAAGAAG CTAAAGGACTTGGTCAACATCTACTACCCCATTGAGATTGACCCCACTCGTAGCATTGAGGAGAAGCTTCCATTGATGATTGAGTG GTGGACAAAAACCcacaaaatgctggtggaacaGAAGATTCAAAAGAATAAGCTGGTGGAAGTCGTGAGGGAGTCGGACGCAGTGCTGAG GGAGGGATACAAGGTATTCTTTGATAAACTTTACAAGTGCAAAATTCCTGTCTTCATATTTTCGGCTGGTGTTGGAGACGTTCTGAAGGAAATAATTCGCCAATTTGACGTCTATTACAAGAACATCACAGTGGTGTCTAACTTCATGGACTTTGACGAGAAT GGGTTTCTGCGAGGCTTTAAGGGTGAACTGATCCATATCTACAACAAAGGGGAAGTGGTTCTGCGGAACACTGACTACTTCCAGCAACTGACCAACTGTAGCAATGTCATTCTCCTCGGAGACTCTCTCGGGGACCTCAGGATGGCTGAAGGAGTCCAGAGTCTGGAGAACATCCTGAAGATTGGATTCCTGAATGAGAAG GTTGATCAGTTCCTGGACACGTACCTGGCCTCCTTTGACATTGTCCTTGTGAATGACGAGACCTTGGAGGTGGTGAATGCAATTCTACAGCATGTTCTCCAGCCTGCCCCATCCTCACATTCTGGTGAGGGCAGCAGTTAG
- the LOC138747664 gene encoding cytosolic 5'-nucleotidase 3A-like isoform X4 codes for MTLTRFNHNGKRSPTCHTIIDNNKLISDECSKKLKDLVNIYYPIEIDPTRSIEEKLPLMIEWWTKTHKMLVEQKIQKNKLVEVVRESDAVLREGYKVFFDKLYKCKIPVFIFSAGVGDVLKEIIRQFDVYYKNITVVSNFMDFDENGFLRGFKGELIHIYNKGEVVLRNTDYFQQLTNCSNVILLGDSLGDLRMAEGVQSLENILKIGFLNEKVDQFLDTYLASFDIVLVNDETLEVVNAILQHVLQPAPSSHSGEGSS; via the exons ATGACTTTAACTCGATTCAACCACAATGGCAAAAGGAGCCCGACCTGTCATA caATTATTGATAACAACAAATTGATCAGTGATGAATGCAGTAAGAAG CTAAAGGACTTGGTCAACATCTACTACCCCATTGAGATTGACCCCACTCGTAGCATTGAGGAGAAGCTTCCATTGATGATTGAGTG GTGGACAAAAACCcacaaaatgctggtggaacaGAAGATTCAAAAGAATAAGCTGGTGGAAGTCGTGAGGGAGTCGGACGCAGTGCTGAG GGAGGGATACAAGGTATTCTTTGATAAACTTTACAAGTGCAAAATTCCTGTCTTCATATTTTCGGCTGGTGTTGGAGACGTTCTGAAGGAAATAATTCGCCAATTTGACGTCTATTACAAGAACATCACAGTGGTGTCTAACTTCATGGACTTTGACGAGAAT GGGTTTCTGCGAGGCTTTAAGGGTGAACTGATCCATATCTACAACAAAGGGGAAGTGGTTCTGCGGAACACTGACTACTTCCAGCAACTGACCAACTGTAGCAATGTCATTCTCCTCGGAGACTCTCTCGGGGACCTCAGGATGGCTGAAGGAGTCCAGAGTCTGGAGAACATCCTGAAGATTGGATTCCTGAATGAGAAG GTTGATCAGTTCCTGGACACGTACCTGGCCTCCTTTGACATTGTCCTTGTGAATGACGAGACCTTGGAGGTGGTGAATGCAATTCTACAGCATGTTCTCCAGCCTGCCCCATCCTCACATTCTGGTGAGGGCAGCAGTTAG
- the LOC138747664 gene encoding cytosolic 5'-nucleotidase 3A-like isoform X3 yields MAKGARPVIVAIIDNNKLISDECSKKLKDLVNIYYPIEIDPTRSIEEKLPLMIEWWTKTHKMLVEQKIQKNKLVEVVRESDAVLREGYKVFFDKLYKCKIPVFIFSAGVGDVLKEIIRQFDVYYKNITVVSNFMDFDENGFLRGFKGELIHIYNKGEVVLRNTDYFQQLTNCSNVILLGDSLGDLRMAEGVQSLENILKIGFLNEKVDQFLDTYLASFDIVLVNDETLEVVNAILQHVLQPAPSSHSGEGSS; encoded by the exons ATGGCAAAAGGAGCCCGACCTGTCATAGTGG caATTATTGATAACAACAAATTGATCAGTGATGAATGCAGTAAGAAG CTAAAGGACTTGGTCAACATCTACTACCCCATTGAGATTGACCCCACTCGTAGCATTGAGGAGAAGCTTCCATTGATGATTGAGTG GTGGACAAAAACCcacaaaatgctggtggaacaGAAGATTCAAAAGAATAAGCTGGTGGAAGTCGTGAGGGAGTCGGACGCAGTGCTGAG GGAGGGATACAAGGTATTCTTTGATAAACTTTACAAGTGCAAAATTCCTGTCTTCATATTTTCGGCTGGTGTTGGAGACGTTCTGAAGGAAATAATTCGCCAATTTGACGTCTATTACAAGAACATCACAGTGGTGTCTAACTTCATGGACTTTGACGAGAAT GGGTTTCTGCGAGGCTTTAAGGGTGAACTGATCCATATCTACAACAAAGGGGAAGTGGTTCTGCGGAACACTGACTACTTCCAGCAACTGACCAACTGTAGCAATGTCATTCTCCTCGGAGACTCTCTCGGGGACCTCAGGATGGCTGAAGGAGTCCAGAGTCTGGAGAACATCCTGAAGATTGGATTCCTGAATGAGAAG GTTGATCAGTTCCTGGACACGTACCTGGCCTCCTTTGACATTGTCCTTGTGAATGACGAGACCTTGGAGGTGGTGAATGCAATTCTACAGCATGTTCTCCAGCCTGCCCCATCCTCACATTCTGGTGAGGGCAGCAGTTAG